AGCAGAACCTGCTGCTGGCCGCCGCTCTCGACCGCGTCGGCTTCTCCTTCACCGGGCTCGGGGCACGGGTCCGCATGGGCAGTGACAGCCGGCGCCCCGCCACCCATATGGCGCTCGCGGTCCAGGCCGACGGCGAGCAGTGGCTGTGCGACGTCGGGTTCGGTGGCGAGGGGCTGCTGGAGCCGCTGGCGTTCCGGGACGGGATACGCGAGCGCCAAGGGGACTGGACGTTTGGAATGGAGCGCGAACAGAAGGGCGTACGCGTCCTTCGCACGCTCCACCCGGAGGGCTGGTTCGACCTCTACGCGATCGGCCCGGAGGAGCGGTTCCCCGTCGACTACGCGGTCATGAACCACTACATCTCGACGCACCCGCGCTCACCCTTCGTCTCCCGGCCCGTAGTGCAGCAGACGGAGTCCGATCACCGGCGGAATCTGGTCGGCACGGTCCTGACGAGCACTCGCGCCGACGGCTCGCGTGACACCTGCGAGGTCGGGGTGGAGGAGTTGCCGGATGTACTCGCGCGGGAGTTCCGGATCGAGCTGAGCGCGGCGGACGCCGAGACGCTCGCGCGGGTGTACTCCTCCGGTACGTGATACGCGCCACTGCCTGGGCCGTACGATGGCGCGGTGCTGGTCAAGTGGATTCGCTGCACCGTGGTGGACCGCCGCGGGTTCGAGCGGGGGCAGCGGAAATGGGCGGGGTTGCTCGGTGAGCCCGGATTCCGGGGGCAGGGCGGCGGCTGGAGCCGTGGGCGTCCGCAGGTGGCGCACCTCTTCGGCTTCTGGGAGAGCCGCGCCTTCTACGACTCCTTCATGGCGCGCTCGCACGACAGACTGGCGGCCTCCCAGGCCGGTACGTACAAGGACATCCAGGTCCGGCTGTTCGAGCACCGCTTCGACGTGAAGGTGGGTTTCCGGCCGCAGTTCTCCGACGCGGACGTGGTGCGGTTCGCCCACTGCCGGATCCGCGCGGACCGGGTGGAGCACTTCACGCACATGCAGGAGAAGGTGTGGAATCCGGCGATGGCCGGGTCTCCGGGGATGCTGCGCGGTGTGTTCGGCGAGGCGCCCGGCCAGGAATTCCTGGTGCTGTCGATGTGGAACTCCGAGGCCGAACACGGCAAGTACCGGACCGAGCGGGTGGAGCGGCTCGCCCTGCGGGCGCAGACCGAGGCGGACGTGGCGGCCATCGCGGGCGACATCGTCGCGATAGAACCGTCCTGGACGGTGTGACAGCCCGGCCCCGGCCGCTCCGGCGCCGGTCACGTACCGCGCGCCCCCGCCCCCGGCCGCACTCCGGGGTCTCCGCCGGTTCCCGGAGCGGCGAGGCGGGTGGCCGGTACTCGATCTAGGGTGGCGGCATGTCACGGCCCCGGCGCATCGTTCTCATCCGACACGGAGAGTCGGAAGGAAATGTCGACGACACCGTCTACGAACGGGAACCCGATCATGCTCTGAGCCTGACCGAGAGGGGCCGCAGGCAGGCCGAGGAGGCCGGGGTGCGGTTGCGTGAGCTCTTCGGCGACGAGCGGGTCTCCGCCTATGTCTCCCCCTACCGCCGCACCCACCAGACCTTCCAGGCCCTCGGGCTCGACCCGCGCCTCGTACGGGTCCGCGAGGAGCCGCGGCTGCGCGAGCAGGACTGGGGAAACTGGCAGGAGCGCGAGGACGTACGCAAGCAGAAGGTCTACCGCGACGCCTACGGGCACTTCTTCTACCGATTCGCCCAGGGCGAGTCGGGCGCGGACGTCTACGACCGGGTGGGCGCCTTCCTGGAGAGCCTGTGGCGCAGTTTCGAGGACCCGGCGCACCCGCCGAACGTCCTGATCGTCACGCACGGCCTGACCATGAGGCTGTTCTGCATGCGCTGGCTGCACTGGACCGTCGCCGAGTTCGAATGCCTGTCGAACCCCGGCAACGCCGAGAGCCGCGCCCTGCTGCTCGG
The window above is part of the Streptomyces syringium genome. Proteins encoded here:
- a CDS encoding arylamine N-acetyltransferase family protein, producing the protein MGESLWGGDELDLDGYLARIGFTGTPRADLATLRAVHRGHVAAFPFENLEILLGRPVLLDVPALQDKMVTRRRGGYCYEQNLLLAAALDRVGFSFTGLGARVRMGSDSRRPATHMALAVQADGEQWLCDVGFGGEGLLEPLAFRDGIRERQGDWTFGMEREQKGVRVLRTLHPEGWFDLYAIGPEERFPVDYAVMNHYISTHPRSPFVSRPVVQQTESDHRRNLVGTVLTSTRADGSRDTCEVGVEELPDVLAREFRIELSAADAETLARVYSSGT
- a CDS encoding histidine phosphatase family protein; translation: MSRPRRIVLIRHGESEGNVDDTVYEREPDHALSLTERGRRQAEEAGVRLRELFGDERVSAYVSPYRRTHQTFQALGLDPRLVRVREEPRLREQDWGNWQEREDVRKQKVYRDAYGHFFYRFAQGESGADVYDRVGAFLESLWRSFEDPAHPPNVLIVTHGLTMRLFCMRWLHWTVAEFECLSNPGNAESRALLLGPDGRYHLDRPFERWCTPESYGFTG
- a CDS encoding YdbC family protein encodes the protein MLVKWIRCTVVDRRGFERGQRKWAGLLGEPGFRGQGGGWSRGRPQVAHLFGFWESRAFYDSFMARSHDRLAASQAGTYKDIQVRLFEHRFDVKVGFRPQFSDADVVRFAHCRIRADRVEHFTHMQEKVWNPAMAGSPGMLRGVFGEAPGQEFLVLSMWNSEAEHGKYRTERVERLALRAQTEADVAAIAGDIVAIEPSWTV